GTAAATTTTATCTGGGTCCCCGCAGACTTCGCATACAGGGCGAACGGGAATGTGGTAACCGGTTGTTTGCCTTTTGCGAAGTCTCACCCTAATTCTATCACGTCCGCGTGAGGTTTGACAGTAGCTGAAAAAAAATTTCACGCAGATTTTCTACTTTATGCTCGCGCAGTACGCCATTAGCGATTTTCTATTTTTGTAGTATCCTAAGTACGCGATTAGACCGATCATCAGCCAGGGTGGACGGAGAACTTTAAACACTTGAAATCATTATCCGGTAAGAACTACGTTCTTGTTCTGATCGCCCTCGGCATCGTCTTCGGTGATATAGGGACGAGCCCGCTCTACGCCTTCCGGGAATGTTTCTCTCCCAAATACGGCATCGAGGTAATACACGAGAACATACTCGGGGTTCTCTCCCTGATCTTCTGGTCTCTCATTATCGTTATCTCCCTTAAATACACGACCTACGTTATGCGCGCGGACAACGACGGAGAGGGCGGCGTCCTTGCGCTGCTGGCCCTCCTCATTTCGAGTAACGGTGTGATTAAAAAATTCAGCCGGGTCGTGTTCGGTCTCGGTATATTCGGAGCGGCGCTATTCTACGGGGACGCCATGCTGACGCCGGCGATATCCGTGCTGAGCGCGGTCGAGGGGCTCAGGGTCGCATCACCCATATTTCATGACTACGTGATCCCGATAACCCTCGGGATACTTACGTGCTTCTTCTTTTATCAGAGTAGAGGGACGGGGCGCGTAGGCACGCTGTTCGGCCCTATAATGCTCGTATGGTTTCTTACGCTCGCGGGTCTCGGTATCGTATGGATTGTAAAACACCCGGAGGTACTGGCGGCGCTTAACCCGCTCCACGGCGTGGAGTTTTTCGTAGTGAACAAGGTCCACGGATTCCTCGTGCTGGGAGCCGTGTTCCTGGTCGTGACGGGCGGCGAGGCCCTTTATGCGGATATGGGGCATTTCGGCGGGTTCCCCATCAAGCTCGCATGGTTCGCGCTCGTGCTCCCCGCGCTGCTCCTCAACTATTTCGGCCAGGGCGCGCTTCTTCTCTCCAGGCCCGAAGCGGCGGAGAATTCGTTCTATCTCCTCGCTCCCTCGTGGGGTCTCTATCCGCTTATCATACTTGCGACCGTTTCGACGATCATAGCCTCTCAGGCGGTCATCTCCGGGGCGTTTTCCCTCACGTCCCAGGCGCTCCAGCTCGACTTCCTGCCGCGAGTCAAGGTCATTTACACGTCCCCCGAGCAGATGGGGCAGATATACATCCCGTTCGTAAACTGGCTTATGTTTCTGGGGACGATTTTCCTCGTCCTACTGTTCCGGTCTTCCGGGAACCTCGCGAGCGCATACGGCGCTGCCATAGTCACGCTCATGGTCATAACCACGCTCCTCATGTACGTATGCTCGGTTTCTATATGGAAGTGGAACGCGCTCTTGGCCGTTCTGGTCACGTCCTGTCTGCTCATAGCCGATCTGGCGTTTTTCGGCGCGAACATAATCAAGGTCAACCAGGGCGGCTGGTTCCCGTTTCTTATAGCTCTCGTCGTGTATCTGATCGTGCTTACGTGGACGAGGGGCAGGAGGGCTTTGGCGGAGGAGTTCAGGAAGGAGGAGATATCCTTCGACCTCTTCCTTGCCGACCCAGCCCTGAAATCGGTCCCGCGAGTGCCCGGAACCGCCGTCTACATGTCCAAGAACCCCGAAGGCGTCCCGCGCACCATGCTCCACAACTTCAAGCACAACAAGGTCTTTCACGAGCGCATAATAATCCTGACCATATACACGGAAGGCGTCCCGCGCGTGCCGTGGCCTAAAAAATTCAAGGTGGAGGAGCTCTCCCACAACTTCATCCGCGTGATAGCCAGCTACGGGTTTATGGAGACGCCCGACATTTCACACGTCGTAAGACACCTGAAGGACCAGGGGATCGAATGCAGGATAGACGAGATAACGTTCTTCCTCGGCCGGGAAACGATAGTCGTCCGCGACCCGAGGGGCATCTCGGGGTTAAGGAAGCAGCTCTTCGCCTTTCTGTCCCAGAACATGCTCCCCGCGACGGCCCACTTCAACGTTCCCCCCAACCGCGTGATCGAAATAGGTCTGCGCATACAGATCTAGTACATTCCTTTTCTTTTCTGTCATTGCGAGCCGCGGAGCAGCGCGGCAGTCTCGTCTCATATCATGGTGTGCCGCGTGCCCGTAGGAGCGGCTTTCCTGAATAGATCCTGAAATAAATTCAGGACATGGTTCAGGACAGGCCAGCCGCGATAGAAAGTTGTCATTTCGAACCGAAGAGTGAGAAATCCGTTGTGCCTTTTTTAGTCACCTCTCCCCGGAGTGGGAGAGGGTTCGGAGGGGTCTAAACGGGCACCGAAGTAACGGAATGGACCGGGGACATAGGTAACACTTTTTGATATAATGGCTGTCTTGAGAAAGGCGGATGCCGGAGCAGCTCGTATCGGCGTCGGCGCTCGTCTGAACCGAGCCTGCTACTTAGTTTCCCTCCCCCTTTAGGGAGGGGGAGGGGGAGGGATTAACGGTTCTGAGCAAACGTAAAAACCGGATGCCTCTGCTAACATCGGAATCAGCTGTTGAACTTTTGAAATACGCTCAATAATTGATCGGGGATCTCGCATTTTTCGTAGGAGTGGCTTTCCTGAATCGATCCTGAAATAAATTCAGGACATGGTTCAGGACAGGCCAGCCGCGATCTCCACGGTATGATTTTGGCAACGTTCTGGGACACAGGTAACAGGTGTTCGGAGACATGGGTAACATATACTATAAACGGCTCGAAGCAGAGGCTCGCTTCGATAGGCTTCCCTCGGATAATTACCGCGTATTTTCTTACGGGTCGGACATGGCCCAACATATAGTTAACATAAGATATCTTATCGGCTGTTCGATGTATCAATTATTCAAGGGGGTTGAGCGCATTCCTAGTGCCGCTATTGCTAATGATAAACTTGAATCAGTAAGGAAATACGATCCGCCCAAAAAATTTTTTTCAAAAGGATTTTTATTGTTTTATCTTGAAGTTATTTGCAATAGCGGTATTAAGATTCACCCTTTCCGAACCTTTTTCCGCCAAATCCGGTAAAATTACCAGCCACTATGAAATTCGGCGCTCATGTCTCGATCGCGGGCGGCATCGACAAGGCCCCGGAGCGAGCCCATACGCTCGGCTGCGAGTGCTTCCAGATGTTCACGCGCTCCCCGCGCGGCGGTAAGCCGCCCGTTCTCGGCAAATTCCTCGTCGATTCCTTCCTCGAGTCATGCTCCTCGTACGGCCTCACGGACTACTACATCCATACTCCCTATTACATCAACCTGGCATCAGAGAAAAAGGAGCTCAGGCGTTCGTCCGTCGCCATAATCAGGGAAGAGCTCGAAAGAGGAAGCATCATCGGCGCTAAGTACGTCATGACCCACCTCGGGAGCTCAAAGGGCATAGACCGCGCACAAGCCGTCGATATGGTCACGGAAGGCGTCGCCGCGATACTCGAAGGCTCGGACGGCCTCTCGACCGAGCTCCTGCTCGAGAACACGGCCGGCCAGGGAGAAACGATCGGAGATACGTTCGAGGAGCTGGCCAGGATCCTGAACGAAGTCGGGAATGCCCGGCTCGGCATCTGTATCGATACCGCGCACCTCATCGCCTCGGGCTACGACATTAGGACAAAGCCGTCTCTCGCAAGCACTATAGACGCGCTTGGCTCCGTCATAGACCCCGCCCGCATTAAGCTCCTGCACGGCAATGACTCCAAGGCCGGTCTCGGCGAGAAAAAGGATAGACACGAGCACATAGGGAAAGGAAAAATCGGTGAAGAAGGGTTCAAAGCCATACTCGGCAGCCCGGCCCTCAAAAAACTCGACATGATAGTCGAGATACCGCCCGAAGAAGTCGCCCCCGATATCGAGCTTTTAAAGCGCATGAGAAGTGAAACTTAATACAGGCGCCCGGCTGAAACGTAGCGCTTCGCACCCCCGCTTTACAATGCCTCCCACAAAGGGAATTATAAAGGCATGACCGACCCCATACCGGCAGCTAAAGGCGAACACGATCTCTTCATCCTCCCCGCGATGGCGAACAGGCACGGGTTGATCTCCGGAGCCACCGGCACCGGCAAGACAGTAACGCTCCAGGTACTGTCCGAGAACTTCAGCATGATGGGAGTCCCGGTCTTCGTGGCCGACGTCAAGGGCGATCTCTCGGGCCTCTCCCGGCCCGGGAGCGAAAACCCGAAAATCATAGAGCGGATTAACAGGATCGGCCTCTCGAATTTCAAATTCGGTGAATCCCCGGTCGTCTTTTGGGACGTCTTCGGTGCACAAGGCCACCCGGTCCGCACCACGGTATCGGAGATGGGGCCGCTCCTCTTGAGCCGCCTTCTCAACCTCAACGACACACAGACCGGGGTGCTCACGCTCGTATTCGAGATAGCAGACGACAACGGGCTCCTCCTCCTCGACTTGAAAGACCTAAGGTCGATGCTCCGGCATGTAGGAGACAACTCTTCCTCCTTTACGACCGGATACGGGAACATCTCCGGGGCGAGCATAGGGGCCATACAAAGAAACCTGATCACGCTCGAAAACGAGGGAGGCGACGTGTTCTTCGGAGAGCCCGCCCTCGACCTCGATGATTTTCTCAGGACAGACCCCGCCGGGCGCGGCGTCATTAACATTCTCGCCGCAGACGGGCTCATCCGCTCGCCGGTTATATACGCCACGCTGCTCCTCTGGCTCCTTTCCGAATTATTCGAGCAATTGCCCGAAGCCGGCGACCCCGAAAAGCCAAAGTTTGTGTTCTTCTTCGACGAAGCCCATCTCCTCTTCGACAACGCGCCCAAAGCGCTCCTCGATAAGGTAGAACAAGTCGCCCGTCTCATACGCTCAAAAGGCGTTGGGGTCTATTTCGTGACTCAAAGCCCTCTCGACATACCGGATATTATCCTGGGTCAGCTCGGGAACAAGGTCCAGCACGCGCTCCGCGCATATACCCCCCGCGACCAGAAGTCCGTCAGGGCCGCGGCCGAGACCTTCAGGACCAACCCCGCGCTCGACGCGGGGAAAATACTCATGGAGCTCGGCGTGGGCGAAGCGCTCGTATCGTTCCTCGACAATGAAGGTAGACCGAATATCGTTGAGCGCGCAATTATCCGCCCCCCGTTCAGCAGGATAGGTCCGGTCACTCCCGAAGAACGCGGCGCAGTAATTCAGAATTCGCCGCTTCGCGGCGTTTATGAAAAAGTAGTCGACCGCGAGTCCGCATACGAGATGTTGAAAGACCGCGCGGTGAGCGCACATGCGGCAAAGCCCGCACCTAAACGCAAACCAGTACGGAGGAGCGACACGCCGATCGAGGCGATGGCAAAAAGCGCAGCGCGCTCCGTCGGAAGACAAATAGCAACAGAGCTCGTGCGCGGCATACTCGGCTCTTTTCTCGGCGGAAGACGCCGCTGATAAAGAGTTCGTGTCCGCACCTCTCCGCGCTATACAACCCGTCCAAATTATATTGCCAGGTTAAAATCAGGTATTAAACCGAAACCTTAATAGGTGTGGATAAAAAAACAATATCTAATACTCGGCTTTAATATATGGGGAAACATGACGGCGATTCCGAATGATTCTAAAGAGGGATTGTTATCAGTTCGTGATCACTAAATCTCACGAACCGTAGATTACTATTAAATAACAAAAACCTGCTTGCTCCCGCACATCGCCGGAATCACATATCAAAACATGCACTGTAGAAACGAATCGCACATCTTTATATCTATATTTGAAATACCCCGAATCCAAAACGAAAACAGAAGGCAAATAAATGAAATTGATAAAAACGATTTTTGTAATATCGCCTGCCCATATTCGTAACGCGTCATTCAACTTCTCCCCTCCCTCAAGCTTCTTCATCAGCTATACTCAAATCCGAATTTATCGAAAGGAGGAATTCAAGCATGTCAGACACATTGAAGGCCGGAGACAAGGCACCCGGCATTGAAGCCGAAACCTACGGCGGCGATAAAATCAAACTCAGCGACTACCGCGGGAAGAAAACGGTCGCGCTTTACTTCTACCCGAAAGACTACACGGGCGGATGCACTAAAGAGGCATGCTCGCTCAGGGACGGCATGAGTGACCTCGAGAAGCTGGGTGTTCAGGTCCTCGGAGTCAGCACGGACAGCGTCAAGTCCCATGAAGGCTTCAAAGAGAAACACGGCCTCAACTTTCCTCTCATTAGCGATAAGAGCAAGGACATTATCAAATCATACGGAGTCGTAAGCGATTCGGGGAGCGCGAGGCGCGAGACTTTTTTAATCGACAAGTCAGGCGTAATACGCTACATCTGGACGAAGGTCAAAACGACTGAGCATGCCGAAGAGATCGCCGAAAAGGTAAAAGAGCTTGGGCTCGACTGAATAAAAATCAGAGTGAGCTGCCGCAGTAGGTACACTGTGCAGGAAATGAGGCGCTGCGGATAATATATCTGCACTCGGGGCATGAGGTTTCTTTCGGAGCAATTCCCGTTCCCCTCATGCTCCTGCCCCTGCTGATAACCGCATCCACATTCTGGCGGCTCGCTTTCCTCCAATCGGCGACGGCCGCGCTTATCCGTTCTGCTTCCGGTGCTCTATGTTTCCAGGCCCGCACTACGCCCATTACTAAAATTTAAACACCGGGAAATTAAGAGCTGATTATAAAACAGTTAAAGACCGGTTAAAAAATGGGCGGGCTGATGTGCCTCTCTAGGCGACTCCCTTGCCAAGATATGCCCTCAGCTTCGGTGAAAAGCTCCGTTTCACGAGCGCCGTCCTGAGGCTCCATTCTTCCTTCCCGTCAGCCGCCGACAGGATACTGATATCCTCACCCTCTTTGATGGCAACGGGAACCCCGTCCCTGTATAGAACCCTGTTCTTATAATGCGACGATACCCTCTCACCGGGCGTTATAATCCCTGTCAGATTGAGGGGATCGGCGGCGCTTATCGAAACCAACCTGCCGTCCCTGGGCTTCCTTCTCGCTTCCCTTAATCCCGCGACCGCCTCGGGCAGTGCAAACTGCTCGCCCCATACGCCATCAACGAACCTTCCTCCCCTTACCTCCCCCCTCAGCTCGAGGAGTCTCAGCACGCGCACGAGCTCCCTCCACGGCGGAGCGAAGCTCTCACGCTCGGCGAGCCTCCTGAATATAACGCCGTATCTTCCGAGAATGGCCATGGCAAGCGTCCGTATATCCTCCCTGGATATATCTCCGGCCGCCTCCCCTTCCTTCGCCCGTATAAGCGACCATCTGCCGGCCCCTTCCATGCTGAAGCTCGCCCTCGTCCTCCGCTTTCCCTCCGCGGTCCGGTATTTCGAGCTTACAAGGAGCGCCCGGAGGCCCGTGTAGCTGTCCGACGTGACGATTCCATTCGAGACGAGCTCCGCAACCGCGTTTTCCGTCTCCGATTTAAGACCCCTGACCCCTGACGCTATCTCCTCGAAGAAAGACGCCCCTCGCGCCTCGAGCACATCGAGCACTTCTCTCGCCTGCCTGGATAGGTTTGTGGAAGCCGAAGCGGGATCGGGTGCAAACTTCCTCCATGTCTCGAGGTTCGATCTCTTCACGATCGTTACGGGAGTCGTCTTTATCGGCCCAGACTTCTTCCCTGCGCCGTTAGACGCTTTTATTCTAGCCCACACAGCGTTTCCCGAGAGACAGATCGTATCGAGCCACGCGTGGTCGTATTCTCCCATCCTCGACGACAGTATATCCCCCTCCCAGGCGGCGGCCGGAGCTTCGAAGCCTTCGAGCATGCCGAGTACCCCCTTGAGCGCCTCAACCCCTTCCAGCTTATTGTCCGAATCGACTCCGTGCCTGGAAAATAGGAATCTCATAAAATCCGCCGCAGTAACGGGCTCTATCTCCTTCCGGAGCCTGCTCATCGTATATTTATGGATCCGCGCCAGAAGCCGTCTCTCGCACCACTCGACCCCATCCACACCCGGGGTAAAGCTCCCTCTGAATACGAACCCTTCTCCCTCGAGAGTCAGGAGCGCCTGCTCCGTGTCCTGCGGGGTTATACCCAGCGCCCCGCCGAGCTCAGCCGCCGTAACGGGACCAAGCGCCTCGAGGCGTCCCCTTATGATCTCTACTATTGCCTCTTCTCTCGACGCGGAGCTTTCCAGCAACCTCTCGGGAACAGTTATGGGGGTTAAAAGCGCTAAGTTCGGATGGACGGATTTCATCTGCGAAAGTCTCTCCGTCGCCGTCCATAATCTTTGCCCACCTTCCGTTTCCAGCGCCGCGGCCCTGTTCTCTTTGATCAGCTCGTCGAAATAAGGCCGCCAGCTGCCCGCCGCGTCTCCCCTTTCACCCTCTTCCTCGGTTATAAACCCACAAAGTATGAGCGCATCATGGAGCTCGTCCGGGCTCCACGCCTCGGGCCACGCCTCTTCCTCCACCGTGCTTACGGCACCTGCGTCGAGCTGCCCGAGCTCGGCGGCCTCGGAAGGGTCGAGCCAGCGCCTGTTCCGGACGGCGTGCGTCCTCCTCTCCTCGAGCGGCGTATCGTCGAGAAACGCGTAAGGCCTTGCGTTAAGCACCTGACCTGTGAGCGGGGATGGCTCGCGCAGGTCACAGGCGACGAGCTCTACCCTCTTCGAATGTATATCAGCTAACAGCTTTTCGAGATTGTCTATGTCCATTGCCTCAGTGAGACAGTCCTTTATGGTCTGATTTACGAGCGGATGGTCCGGTATCTCCCTGTCGCCGACTATATTTTCGAGGCACGCTATCTGGTCCGGGAACACCTGTGCGATCAGGTCCTCCGAGTGTATGCGCTGGATCGCCGGGGGGACCTTCCTATCCGTCCACCTCCTCAAGACCGCGAGCGCCGTGCTCGCGTTCCAGCGCCACCGTACCTCGAACATCGGGGCGTCAAGAAGGGCCTGCGTAAGTAGATCCCTTACGTTATTCGGATGTAGATAGAAATACACCTCCTCAAGGGGAAAGCTGTGCGTTGCCCCGAGGCTCAGTATTATCGAGTCCTCGGTCGCCGCGGCCTGGAGCTCGAAATTGAACTTCCTGCAGAACCGCTTCCGGAGCGCAAGCCCCCACGCGCGGTTCATCCTGCTCCCGAAGGGCGAATGTATGACCAGGTGCATAGCGCCCGCTTCGTCAAAGAACCTTTCCATTACGAGCCTTTCCTGTGTCGGCACGGTGCCGAGGGCTGCCTTCACGGCCGCAATATATGTAACGAGCTGGTCTGCCGCCTCTACCCCGAGCCCGGTTCTTGTCATGAGGTGCCCGATCGCCGCCTTTTTCCAACTATCGTCAGGGGAGCCGTCTGACAAGTCGTCTTCCTTTATAAAATCCTTTATATCCCCGATAGCCTCCGATATCTCCTCTCTCAGCCTGGAAACGGCCGCCGAGAATTCAGTGCTCCTCCCCGGCGCCTCGCCGAACCAGAACGGGATCGTAGGCGGCTGCCCTCCGGCGTCTTCCACCCTGACCTTCCCGCCGTTTACCTTTATGATCCTCCACGAATGGTTTCCTAGCAGGAATATGTCCCCCGCCGTGCTCTCAATCGCAAAGTCCTCATTCACCGTGCCTATAAAAGTCCCCGTCGGCTCAAGTATCACGTCGTAATCGAAGCTGTCGGGTATCGTCCCGCCCGACACTATGGCGGCGATGCGGGAG
The window above is part of the Thermodesulfobacteriota bacterium genome. Proteins encoded here:
- a CDS encoding helicase HerA-like domain-containing protein, with the translated sequence MTDPIPAAKGEHDLFILPAMANRHGLISGATGTGKTVTLQVLSENFSMMGVPVFVADVKGDLSGLSRPGSENPKIIERINRIGLSNFKFGESPVVFWDVFGAQGHPVRTTVSEMGPLLLSRLLNLNDTQTGVLTLVFEIADDNGLLLLDLKDLRSMLRHVGDNSSSFTTGYGNISGASIGAIQRNLITLENEGGDVFFGEPALDLDDFLRTDPAGRGVINILAADGLIRSPVIYATLLLWLLSELFEQLPEAGDPEKPKFVFFFDEAHLLFDNAPKALLDKVEQVARLIRSKGVGVYFVTQSPLDIPDIILGQLGNKVQHALRAYTPRDQKSVRAAAETFRTNPALDAGKILMELGVGEALVSFLDNEGRPNIVERAIIRPPFSRIGPVTPEERGAVIQNSPLRGVYEKVVDRESAYEMLKDRAVSAHAAKPAPKRKPVRRSDTPIEAMAKSAARSVGRQIATELVRGILGSFLGGRRR
- a CDS encoding DEAD/DEAH box helicase gives rise to the protein MDRLTALEEFHPSVKSWFEKEFDVPTEIQEKAWPEIKKRKNTLISAPTGSGKTLAAFLSAIDDLVKEGLEGRLTDKTQIVYVSPLKALSNDIEKNLRRPLKGIEEELARAGFPEIGIRAQVRTGDTPAAARTRMTKTPPHILITTPESLYLILTSKNGREMLSEVHTLIVDEVHALVGSKRGSHLALSMERLEALVSGGLVRIGLSATQKPIETTARFLTGAGGETENGAPYCTIIDTGHRRELELSIEIPRSPLTAVMSNEVWEEVYERLEELIKSHKTTLIFVNTRRLSERMTHNLTERFGEGVIAAHHGSISREMRLDAEQRLKSGELKAIIATASLELGIDIGAVDLVCQIGSPKSISTFLQRVGRSGHTIRGTPKGKIFPLSLDELAECAALLDAVKRGELDSIIMPEKPLDVLAQQIVAEVSCGERLEDELYEMLVKAYPYRDLSRREFDEVVKMIAQGFAAQKGRRAAYIHHDMVNGRLRARKGSRIAAIVSGGTIPDSFDYDVILEPTGTFIGTVNEDFAIESTAGDIFLLGNHSWRIIKVNGGKVRVEDAGGQPPTIPFWFGEAPGRSTEFSAAVSRLREEISEAIGDIKDFIKEDDLSDGSPDDSWKKAAIGHLMTRTGLGVEAADQLVTYIAAVKAALGTVPTQERLVMERFFDEAGAMHLVIHSPFGSRMNRAWGLALRKRFCRKFNFELQAAATEDSIILSLGATHSFPLEEVYFYLHPNNVRDLLTQALLDAPMFEVRWRWNASTALAVLRRWTDRKVPPAIQRIHSEDLIAQVFPDQIACLENIVGDREIPDHPLVNQTIKDCLTEAMDIDNLEKLLADIHSKRVELVACDLREPSPLTGQVLNARPYAFLDDTPLEERRTHAVRNRRWLDPSEAAELGQLDAGAVSTVEEEAWPEAWSPDELHDALILCGFITEEEGERGDAAGSWRPYFDELIKENRAAALETEGGQRLWTATERLSQMKSVHPNLALLTPITVPERLLESSASREEAIVEIIRGRLEALGPVTAAELGGALGITPQDTEQALLTLEGEGFVFRGSFTPGVDGVEWCERRLLARIHKYTMSRLRKEIEPVTAADFMRFLFSRHGVDSDNKLEGVEALKGVLGMLEGFEAPAAAWEGDILSSRMGEYDHAWLDTICLSGNAVWARIKASNGAGKKSGPIKTTPVTIVKRSNLETWRKFAPDPASASTNLSRQAREVLDVLEARGASFFEEIASGVRGLKSETENAVAELVSNGIVTSDSYTGLRALLVSSKYRTAEGKRRTRASFSMEGAGRWSLIRAKEGEAAGDISREDIRTLAMAILGRYGVIFRRLAERESFAPPWRELVRVLRLLELRGEVRGGRFVDGVWGEQFALPEAVAGLREARRKPRDGRLVSISAADPLNLTGIITPGERVSSHYKNRVLYRDGVPVAIKEGEDISILSAADGKEEWSLRTALVKRSFSPKLRAYLGKGVA
- a CDS encoding deoxyribonuclease IV; the encoded protein is MKFGAHVSIAGGIDKAPERAHTLGCECFQMFTRSPRGGKPPVLGKFLVDSFLESCSSYGLTDYYIHTPYYINLASEKKELRRSSVAIIREELERGSIIGAKYVMTHLGSSKGIDRAQAVDMVTEGVAAILEGSDGLSTELLLENTAGQGETIGDTFEELARILNEVGNARLGICIDTAHLIASGYDIRTKPSLASTIDALGSVIDPARIKLLHGNDSKAGLGEKKDRHEHIGKGKIGEEGFKAILGSPALKKLDMIVEIPPEEVAPDIELLKRMRSET
- a CDS encoding potassium transporter Kup gives rise to the protein MKSLSGKNYVLVLIALGIVFGDIGTSPLYAFRECFSPKYGIEVIHENILGVLSLIFWSLIIVISLKYTTYVMRADNDGEGGVLALLALLISSNGVIKKFSRVVFGLGIFGAALFYGDAMLTPAISVLSAVEGLRVASPIFHDYVIPITLGILTCFFFYQSRGTGRVGTLFGPIMLVWFLTLAGLGIVWIVKHPEVLAALNPLHGVEFFVVNKVHGFLVLGAVFLVVTGGEALYADMGHFGGFPIKLAWFALVLPALLLNYFGQGALLLSRPEAAENSFYLLAPSWGLYPLIILATVSTIIASQAVISGAFSLTSQALQLDFLPRVKVIYTSPEQMGQIYIPFVNWLMFLGTIFLVLLFRSSGNLASAYGAAIVTLMVITTLLMYVCSVSIWKWNALLAVLVTSCLLIADLAFFGANIIKVNQGGWFPFLIALVVYLIVLTWTRGRRALAEEFRKEEISFDLFLADPALKSVPRVPGTAVYMSKNPEGVPRTMLHNFKHNKVFHERIIILTIYTEGVPRVPWPKKFKVEELSHNFIRVIASYGFMETPDISHVVRHLKDQGIECRIDEITFFLGRETIVVRDPRGISGLRKQLFAFLSQNMLPATAHFNVPPNRVIEIGLRIQI
- a CDS encoding peroxiredoxin: MSDTLKAGDKAPGIEAETYGGDKIKLSDYRGKKTVALYFYPKDYTGGCTKEACSLRDGMSDLEKLGVQVLGVSTDSVKSHEGFKEKHGLNFPLISDKSKDIIKSYGVVSDSGSARRETFLIDKSGVIRYIWTKVKTTEHAEEIAEKVKELGLD